The following nucleotide sequence is from Drosophila takahashii strain IR98-3 E-12201 chromosome 3L, DtakHiC1v2, whole genome shotgun sequence.
TGCAACACGCATATAGTTTTAACATGAAATACTCATTACGACCATATCGAATTTACGGGGCCGCATATcaagttacatttttttgggtttactGGAAATTTTCCTCCAAAAGTGGTCCCTAAAATCAGAGGATATAGTATACGTTTTTAATGACTATATAAGTATTCTAtcaatcaattttttaattgattcgcttgagctattttttttttagtttttatctatacagttaattttttggtataatgTAGAACGTTAACAAATGGTGACGTCAGACTTCTTAGTTTTCCATTGCGTTCCATCATGAATCAATGGACTCTTGATGGTGGGCGATAAAAAGGTCCAAAGTCCTCGACTTCCCATAATAAGCTTAAAGTTCTCTCGTAAGCCTTGATTGTATCTCAAATCCGTTTGCGTATAGAAAGTGGTATTCAGATATAAAGTCGGTATTTGATAAGCAATCATTACGAGGGGAAAAGTGAAGGCATATACGTTAAGCACGAAAATTAGATTCATCCAAATGAACATAGGATTAAGTTCTTGAAGGTTGACTTGTTTGAAAAAACGGCTAAtgtgaaatattaaataatatttccggACTTTTTCATTGACTATAAATAAGAGAAAATGCGTTGCCAAGGCCAAAAATGTACCAATCATCATGTATGAAGTGAACCAGAAGAAGTACCTAAGGGAGTAAAATtcgtaatatttatacaattgTTATAATATATACCTGTAGTTATTGTGCCCAATGCAACTGGCTGTGAAGATGCAGTGATGATCCCGCCTCAAAATGCAGACATTGCACAATTTGCAGTGCCATGCTCTAggctgtttaaaaaatatatataaattcaattgataATGATATTAATGATATGAtataatgataatgatgatatAATAATAGAATTGAACTTTTATAACTCAAACGATACATTAAAGCCCTGGAGTTTTGgaagtttaatagaattctTATAGAAATAGATATTAAAccttatatataataaaaagattACCGGCACCAGCATCTGACAGTAGTCACAGTAATTCCAAAGGGGTTTCTCTTCCTCGGAGGGAATCTTCCGATCCTCGGGCAGAGTTTTCACCGAGGAGTCCGTGCGATGACAGGCCAACATATTTCCCAAAAGATTGTAGACCACGAAAATGGCCACCAGCCAAGCCAGTTTGTACATCACTCCTTCGGTGTCAAAAATCATGGGAACCACAAAAAACATTTCCACCCATAAAAAGAAGGCGGTACCAACTAGAACCAAGCCCACAGCGCAGGGATGTGCGGTCATCACGAATTGCATCGGATAGATGTCTGCTATGTATTTGCAACCAACCATTATGAAGCACATGGTTCAGCcgtaatattaaatatgtatttggaataatattacaattttaaacgtATTTCTTGTGTTGAATTTGAAATATGTGACAGGGATTGCAGTGCAGAAAAGATTGAGTTCACTTTACAGGATATCTTTGTAGTATACAGTTTCTTATCAAAcctttcctttaattttttgtaaaatattataaccATTCTGAAGATATCTTATCTTCCTTCCCTTCCAGAGATCATAATTCTTCAGAATTTATACAAATTCTAATTCTATAATGGAAAAATATCTTGCTTTTCTTATCTTGATTTCATTAAATCCTCtgataaatttttaaaccaGTTACATATCAAGTATAGCCCAAAATGTTCTAAGATTGACCTTATGATCTTTTCTTAATTCCACCTTAATCTTATACAACTTAAAAAGATACTGATTCGAGGTGACAGGGCACaatcaatatatttatttgatatgcCTATATGTATGACTACGTTGACAACTATTAAATTGGGAAGAAGTTCCGATACTCAGGGTGACTACAGATCTTAGTTGGTGAGCTCTCTGGTGTCTTGGGCCTTTTTAATGACTACATTCAGGGCCAGATTGCCGTCCTCCGAGAAGAGTTCCACCGTGGACTTGTTGAGGACCAGGAAGTCGGCATTGGTGAACGAAACGAAGCTCTCGCGTATTGATCTTGGCTTGGACTGCCAACGCAGGGTGCGATTATTGGCCTCCAACGAGATGTTGTAGACAAACTCGGCGGCATCCTTCATGCTGCCGATCATGCGGCAGGCGGTGAAGTACTGCTGGCAGCCCTCGCCCAGATGGATCTTCTCCAGGGAGAGGAGGAAGTGCCGCCCATGGCACGACTGCACCATGGTCCAGTCCAGGGCGCCCTCCAGATTCACATTGGTGGCCAGGAAGATGATGTCGCTGCCCGCCATGGTGATGACGTTCTCGTGCGAACTAACCAGATGCTGGTACACATCCTTCAGCGGACCCTGCCAGACGCACTTGTCATCCGGATAGGGACAGAAGTAGGGACGGCAGTCGCAGTCCTCCTCGTGGCTGCTCTTCTCCGCATAGGAGAGCCGCGCCCGGCAGCCGAAATCTGAGTGTTTGCAGGGGAAGTTCAGCTTCGAGGCGACCTTCTCCATGGAGAGGCTCCGGATGTTGGTCATGGACACCCGGCAGACGGGGCAAAGACCCACCTTCTGGCGGCAGCTGGCGCAGAGCAGATGGCCGCGGGAGCACTGCATAATCGGTGGCATCATGTAGCCAAAGCAGACGGGGCACTCGAGTAGGGAGACCAGGAACTCATCCAATGCCCCATTCCGCATGGCCAACGGAGATTCAACTGGACTGGATGGGTCCTCTGAAGCGTCATCCTCTCGCAAGGTGTCCATTTCGTCAGTGGCGTTCACATCCTGGGATTCCTGTTTGACCACCACAACTGGGGAGTCCTCCACCGGCGGAATGGCCAAGGCTGGAGCAGATCGACGGCGAACCAACGTCTCCCCGCAATTCCTTGGAGCACTATCGCGATCCGGACGCGATTTCAAAGCTCTACCAAGAGGCATCTCTACTGCAGATAACTCTTAAGTCGCGAATTAACAATCCTACTACCTAACGACCAAAAGACAAAGTTTCCGATaagaatttcttttttgtacttttcctgaacacttaaattttggtctgtTTTAAAATCTGTGGAAAACTGATCTGTCCTTAAAAATAGTGAGTCTGGGAATACCCAAAGTTACTGTGTCGTCTGGGCCTACTTAGTAAAGAAATACAAAGCACAATCGgtctattaaaattttaaaagtaaaaaaacaaaccactAATTCGTTTCATCTAGTCACTAATAATGAAATAGGccccttaaaaaagaaaacaattaaacaaaaaatataaactaataTTGTACTAAAAAAAACGGCACAAAATATTAGatacaaaataaatctttataaattgttttattttaactaaCTTTTAAATATACCTCAAGGGTCTTGAGAATCCCTTAAGGTTTCAAAGCTATAGGATCCAAACTTTAGATCATTAAGATTGGAAtcaaaatgtttcaaaattacGGACAGTCCATCTTAAAAAGCTATTGGCcgattacaatattttttacacaaaatttaGTATACCTTTCCCAATTAATACGGCTTCCCAGCTAAGATTAAACAATTAAGCAActcttattttacttttactaaTCACGTTTATTTCACTTCTGTAGTTTTTGTGTCTGTGTGAGTGATCTCGTATGGTAGTGGCGCGGTAAATCGGCGCATTAAAAGCTAATTACGGTGCAGATgcttaaaatcatttattttcttcCGTTTTCGATCGGAAAACGTCGGTCGAAagaaatcaaaaccaaaacatGAGCCGGACCGGGGAGATCGTCTAAACTAGgtggaaatttaaacattaacATTGCTTTTTTTACGATTCGGGATGGGTTGGAAAATGGGGGAGGGGTAGTACAATTGTCTTTTTAGCAttgcgaaaaaaattattttgtttctttttagtTACTTTTGTTAATTCTGTGATGGTTTTGGCATGAACAAAATTGCTGGTCGCAGCAGTTCCTTTTATTCTGCTTTTATAACAACTCTCGAGTTATTACAGATTATCGCTATCAAATAttactttcttttttgtttcgcCCTTGCcgctattgttattgttattaggTTTGTTAAATTTCGTTAAACTGCTCGCTTTACTTATTACCATTTACAAGTattgtataaaataatttacattaacTAAACTAGACTTTGCAGTACATGTTTCGAGTGTGATGAGTGTGACCACCGTATCGCCATTCTTGCTGTCTCCGCTGCTTGTTTTGGTGAGTGGGTCTGTGTTCCTAGTGTTCACTGTAGTGGGTGGTACGTGGTGGGCACGTGGGCACTCGCAGGCAGCTCTGCTCCAGGTGTGTGGCCCTTAAGaactaaattaaactaaagcaGAAACCCACGAGCTAACAAAACGGGCAACACTGAAACATTGAAATATAGTGTGTGCGGTAACTGAAAAATCGAGTCCTAGAACTAGAGTACCAATCGAACCGTTTAGACATACAAACATACAGGTCTTCTTCGATTTTCACATTCGGCAAGAGTTACAGTGTCACAATATCGACAAAAGTACTTCACATTTTCGAAGGTTTTACAGGTTTAATACAAACATAATTGGTAATTGGCTTACAAAATCTAATAcggatttcttttcttttttaaaagattatactaaaagtataaacaaatatgtgTGCGTAATCAGGGgtaaacttatttaaatataacaaaaaaaggttGATATCTTGCCGAATGTGATAATTAAGACAGCCCCGACATGTCcatagatatatatacatatgcatgtAAGTGGCTCTTAGAATagagaattatttttataaaacaacTCTGCAAAACGTCCTCTTCTCAATCTTTTCCAAGAGTTATTCGCCTGATGCGAACAGAGGCCTATAaactatatgtatgtatatatattcatatatatatgtatcgaagaagtaaacacaaaaatattaaatagctCGGCGAATTGACAGTGCGTTTAGACCAGGGATATGGTCACGTTGATGCCCAGGTTGCCATTGTCGGCGAACAGTTGCGCAATCGACGTGTCGAACACCAGGCAGTCCGAGTTGTGGATCGCCGAGGCGACGCCCTCGTGGATCGAGCGCGGCATGGCCTCCCAGGTGAGCCGCCGGCGATTACCGTTCAGCTCCAGGCGGTACACAAAGTTCTCCGCCTCCTTGCGCGATCCGATCAGCTGGACGATGGCAAAGAACTGCTGGTGGCCGTCGTACTTCTCCTGCTTCTCCAGCACGAGCATGAAATGGTGGCCGAAACAGGACTGCATCATCACCCAGTCGACGGCGCCGGGCAGGTTGATGTCGGTGGCCAGGAACACGATATCCTCGCCCTGCAGCGTCGTGATGCTCTTGTGCGACATCATCAGATGCTGCATGACTAGGTCCAGCGGGCCCTGCCACTTGCAGCTGGCGCCCGGACAGGGACACAGGTAGGGCCGGCACTCGCACGTCTCCTCGTGCTCCGTCTTCTCCGTGTAGACCAGCGAGGCGGTGCAGCCGTAGCCAGAGTGCTTGCACGGGAACTTGACGTTCGAGGCGACCTTCTCCATCGCCAGGTTGCGGATATTCGCCAGCGGGCCGCGGCAGGTGGGGCAGCAGGTGAGCTTGGAGCGACAGGAGACGCACACCAGGTGCCCGCTGGAGCACTGCAGGATCGGCGGCAGCACATAGTCAAAGCAGACGGGGCATTCGAACAGCGAGGTCAGATCGGCGGACATGCCCGCATCACCGCCGCCGGCGGACGACAGCGAGGAGCTGGACGACGAGGATGTGTTGGCCGAGGACGTGTTGCCGGCACTGGAGGATCCCGTCGAGCTGCTCGTGTTGGTGGCCACTCCCGTGGCCccggctcctgctgctgctgctgctgtcgtttCGCGGCGCTTCGGGTTGATTTTATTGGACATCGGAAGGGTTCTCGCGGCGGCACAAATGTGTCTACAATTCTTCTCGGTACCCGCAATCCTCGCCAGGTTCAGGTTCAGGTTCTTCGCCCTTCCGGATTTTCCGGCAATGGCTTTATTTTTGCGGCTGCAAAAAAAACCGgtacaataaaaacataagaaATCATGAGTAATGCGGCAAATTTAGTCATACGAAATATAcaattgttactttgtaggcaCTGATAAGAAACTCCAGGGAAATAAGTGCTTACAATAGAATGgacatattaaaaaatatatctacgTTGGTTAAAAGGtttgaagaatattttttaaagcttagATGACTAATCCAGCAGATCAAAAACGGGGTATAAAATCGAACAGATGGCTGGTTTCTTTATCGTTGTCGTATTAAATTTCGCACGTTTTATCGGTTTAAGTTCCGAATAACTTTCGTTTCCGATTTGTTTTTGACGTCTTGGCCCACTGGGATATGACAAACATTTTTCTGGTGAAAttatatttgttgtttttaattaaaatgactcttgctaaaattttgacTGActggatttatttaaaaaagtcataacaagtatgttttgatttcacaaataaattactaacataaaatggaattttttttcctgaaATTTAGGTGTCATGTTTTTGACCTATAACCATTGAGATAGTGTTTAGTACTCccataaaaatttctttttaaaatttagaaatctcGCCCTCATACCGCgagcctttaaaaaaaacaaaccaatttcttgtttttagaatattcttctttaaaaatagaaattgtcTATATTTAAAGGAGAAATCACATACTAAAAAGGGCCCAAGAATATGGGAATATACaactttaaaaccaaaaataataccCGAAACTACAACAAATATGAGTGATATTGCAGTGTTCGAATTTCGTGCAGCTCCATAGAAAAGCCACCGTGATTAATCATACCCTGACCTTAACCTTGCCGTGGACTCACAATTGTTGTCATTaccgaaaaaagaaaacacacgCATTTGCGTGTATGGCAATTGCATTTAAGCAATTATTCAACGCGGAACGTATCGAACTGGAGTTGTTGTCCGAAAAGCAAAGCCGTAGTCCGAGGTCGTCGTCACGTCTCCGGGCGAAATGAAGGCCCGAGACTGCGATTCCAACTGGGACCCATGCCCAAGCCCAAGCCCAAAAGCCTCTTGGCGGCACGTGTGGAACGACGCAAATATGTTGGCTCTTATCAGGCGGAGCTGACGAAGCCGACGCTGATGGACGGCCATTAGGGACGACGACCCATTGCGGGATTGGGGGACTGGGCTGGTGGGTGTCGTGCTGGTTGTAATGGGTGTGGTACCACGGTTTTTGTCCACAATGGACAGAATGGGCACATATGAATGTGGGGGATAGGTGAGGTGCGCGTGCTGTGGCGGCTACTTCTGCGTTTATGCGATAAATATCACCAAAAATTATGAGTGTTATTATACATTAATTACCCTTGACTAATAAACAGGAATTGAAAGGTAAACATAGCTTCAAAGTTACTTTATAAAAGTTTTGAGAGAAGTTTTAAAGTAGTAACTGgttttagtttcttttaaaatcaaagatacATACGATTCTAACAAGTTTcaagttattatattttatcaaattgtattatattttatcagaaaattcaatttcccTAGCTCCAAGTTCCCGCATTAAATAGTTTCTgacaaaaacaacattttaacacaaaaaaattttaagttatatttttttttgcaagcaaaccggtttttttatttctttcaaaAGTAGCCATAATTTTTGAATATGTGTATTTTAACTGCAAGTTTTTacataagaaatttaatacgCTTTTTTAAAGGtatgcatttattttaaactttctcTGTCCGGACTTTTAAGAATACAGCAAAAGAGATATGAAGTAGATTTTTAAAACCAGCCAGAAAAGtgtctttaatttttgaaatacatttctaTTTCATACAAAGCATTTACAAGAAAGTGACTGCAAGTTTTACGATGACGAATATCGTAATTTCACCCGCATAAACGCAGAATCGAAAACGTAGGGGACACGCAATGAAAAGTGCGTAACGTAACAAATGCAACGGGGAATTGTGGGAGGGGTGGGGTGGTTAGCCACACAGATACAATCACAATACGACGCACACACATAATTAACAGTTCGTTTACGCTGCGTACCGTTGGAAATATTCATACGGAGTAAAAATGGTAATTGCCACAAAAGTCATAGCCATGAATATAATTAACTTTGTTTCTGCTTTCGATGAGTTGCAAAACGTAAAATAGAAAACGTAAGTTGCGGACCAGAGCGAAATGCTACTATTTTTCTTGCTTTAAGCCGCCATTAAATGCGGCTGcaatataaacaacaacaacaactgcgaAATACATAATCGTAGATATGTAAACTTACATGGCAGGCTGCCTCCAAGAAATCGTGCCGTGGTATTGGTGCCCCGCTGCGTTGGTGTctgtatgttttatttttcttgttttttattgttgttttttctcctttttatcAGTCAGCCTTTACGGCcatgcacacacacgcgcGCATACGGTCagcatgtgtgtgtatatatccTCGGTGCaagttccgtttttttttttgtatgttttgttgctgtttttctGGCTACATATAAATCAATGCAGGTGGTTTTTCTACTGCACACGCACactgggaaaatggaaaaactgTTTTGATTGCTTTTCGCCTTTTCGTTCACCTTGCACCGCACCGAAACTCGAAATTCAGGCGTGAGCTAATTTCATTTGGCTTTTTATCTAATTTTCTTCAACGCGACCCGCACACACATTCATATTcgccttttcttttttgttgttatttttgccTTTTCTGCTGCCtttgcgctgttgttgttgttgcacgaaaataaatcatttgcatttacaCACAACAGCGaactcagttttttttttcgtgtgtGTCTCACTTTTTTCTATACTGCGTTCTTTGATCGCCAAGCTCGTCATTTATTGCGTTTATTGCACTTGCACTTGCGCGGTGTGGAGTTCAGTCTTTTTCGGCATTTTCCATGTACGTTGGGTGTGAAGTCTGCGTTGGATggtcaattaattaatttactaaGTTTCTAACGCGTCGGTTGCAATGTCGATGTCGATAAACGCTATTTCACTACGGAAAGATGGCAGCACAGATGTTTTCTCGACTATCGATAACTCTTGTACATCGATTATTTTCACTGGCAAGAGTTGCCACATTTtactgaattttaaaataaaaataaatggcaactcaaaatattttaaaaaataaaatattgtagaTAAGATTAGCAAGATCCTCTTTTAATGACAGAtactgaaaatttaaaattagtagtacaataataaactttgcgaacattttgttttctttaaaaataacggtaacaaatttcaaaatttcagtTTAATGCTAATATATTCGGAAaacaatgttttaaaataaaggaagataatacatttttataccttacattagaaagaaattttaaaattaattacaaataaataccgttaaattaactattaaagtaaagttttaaaactaaaatcaacTTTACCAACATTTTtacattaataataataataataatctttaCCATTTTCTATTCCAGAGGGCTACCTCACCTCTTGCTCCTTTGACTACCTGTCGGATAACTTTGATACCCGGCTGTTTGTGGGCACCATCTTCTTCTTCAGCTTCGTCTGTCCAACTCTGATGATCCTGTACTACTATTCCCAGATCGTAGGCCATGTGTTTAGCCACGAAAAAGCCCTGAGGGAGCAGGCCAAGAAGATGAACGTGGAGTCGCTGCGGTCGAATGTGGACAAGAGCAAGGAGACGGCGGAGATCCGGATAGCCAAGGCGGCCATCACCATTTGCTTCCTGTTCTTCGTGTCCTGGACACCGTATGGCGTAATGTCGCTGATCGGGGCCTTTGGGGACAAGAGCCTGCTCACTCCCGGCGCCACCATGATCCCGGCCTGCACCTGCAAACTGGTGGCCTGCATAGACCCATTCGTCTATGCGATCAGTCACCCCAGATACCGCATGGAGCTGCAGAAGCGGTGTCCCTGGCTGGGAGTCAACGAGAAGTCCGAGGAGATCTCTTCGGCTCAGTCCACCACCActcaggagcagcagcagaccaCGGCGGCTTAGAACCAAGGATTACTCTACTCTCACACAGCCGACCTCGTAATACAAAAGCCTAgggaaactataaaagaaCCGACGATGAAACAATGAACAATTTACGTTATAATTTGTAGAGCAACATTCCTGAGTTTACGATAAATAAATAGCAAGTTATGGCAAAGAAAGTACAAAATTAGtcggtttttatttcaatGTGGCTTCTTACATATGAGGCCTTAAAAAAACCATTCCCGATTTTTCTACGTTTACCTACctaaagttattattttttattctttcgaCGATgaacaaaccaaaaaagtgtttattCAATAtcgttaaattaaaataatcctGAATTTTCACGAAAGGCGCTCCATCATTAAATCAAATGATATGTTCgggatattttaaattaaattaatcatttttagtGCAACATTCCTGAGtttatgataaataaatagcaaGTTATGGCAAAGAAAGTACAAAATTAgtcagtttttatttaaatgtggcTTCTCAGATATCAAggcttaaaaaacaattcacgaTTTTTCTACGTTTACCTAACTAAagttattatttctttattctttCGATTTCAAACAAAACTAATAGATAATCCAGAATTTCCACGAAAGGCTTTCGTTCCATCATTAAATCAAATGATATGGTCGGGCTATTTTGAAAATAGTCAGTTATGTATGAATTTATTCGGTTTTTGGGTAATATCTTTCAGATACCCGTTGTGAAATCTGTTGGCATTTGTTAGACAAAATGAAAGTGACCCCCGCCATAGGAAAACCCCCCCAGCCCCATGGCGAATCCTCCTCAGTTGCACAGCAGGGAGTGCAGTCGAATGACCGCACGGTAATCGTTGTGCGACAACAGACCGCGCTGCGATCGCTGGAGCACTCGATTGAGCCGCTCCACGGTGTCCACATTGGAGGTCATCTTGAACAGATCGTCGAGGTACTTGAGCGATTCGCGGGACCAGAACATCGACGGCTTGTTGGCGTCCTTGTTGATGCTGCCCATTCGTTCGCTCTGGTCCATCTCCGCCAGCAGGCGGTCGCACTCCGGATCGAGGGTCTGGCGCAGCTGCAGATCGGATCGCGATCGTTGCTGCGGATTGTTGTAGGGCATCTGATTGAGTTGCGGACGTcgcagttgctgctgttgctggttgTGGTGCTGTTGATATTGCTGCACCGCTATAGCAATGCGTTGCTGCTgggcctgctgttgctgctgctgctgttgttgctgctgttgctgttgcaaacgctgttgctgctgcagacgttgctgctgttgcttctgctgctgctgcaagcGTGGCTGCTggttttgctgttgctgctgattttgtttctgttgctgctgattttgcttctgttgctgctgagcctgctgttgttgctgctttttcTTCGGTATCTTCGGCGGTGGTGGCGGCGCCATATGCTGCCAagccggcggcggaggagttGGCGACGCAGGCCGCTTAGTCGGCGATTCAGGCTGACTCGGTGCCTTCTTCTGCTGCAGCCCCAGCAGCACTGGATCCAAGTGCAGCGAGGGCAGGCGATTCTTCTGATCCAGACGCCCGTAGCTGTTGAGCAGCGAGTCGTAGTTCTGATGCGGATATGCCGTGAAGATCATGCGCCAGTGGTCCTCGATCTCGGTGCGCATTTGCGGCGTGGCGTTCTCATCCGGCGAGAAGTCATCGATGAGGCGACGCAACAATACGAGGAGCTGATCGAGATGGCTCTTGCCATTCACCAATCCCGCCTGGCCCACCAGGATCATGTTGAGTTGGCGACGCTTCTTCTCGGCCATCTTGAAGCCGTTCTTGGTGTTcatctcctccagctccttgaTGCGCAGATAGTGATTCTTGGCATTGCCCAGATTGGTGTTCAAACTATTGATGCCATCGCGCATAAAGCGGATGAGCACATCGATCCGCTTGGGCGGCTTCTGGCTCTGGAACTCGATGCTCTTGCGCTTGACCTCCTGGTTGCGGCGCAGTAGTTTCACCTGCAGTTCCTCCTGGTTCTTTTTCAAGCCATAGATAACCAGAACATAGCCGTAATCTTTGAAGTCCATGCGCACGCTAACCTGACACTGTTTTGCCGCCGCGGCAAGGAAAGTGCGGCCCTCGGGGCTGAAAAGGTACTCGGATTGGTCGCGTGCCATGATGATCTTGCCCTCGCTTGGCACATCGGAAAGTTCTTCGCTGGAGTCCGGATGGGAATCGTTTGTAGTGCGGCGTCCGCTGCTCGTGGAGTTGATGCACATGGAAATACCCTGGACATTCGAGGAGAGTTCGAAATCGTCGTCTAGGCCACCGCTTAGGGGAATAACATCGGGCAGATTGGACAGCGGATGGTTAGGTGGTAGTTGCCGGGCCTCTTGATCCTCACTGGTTGTCGAGCTGGGCACCTCAAAGTGCTCGGAAAAACTATAATTGGAATCCGAGTCCAGTTCGTGGGGTGCCACCGATGGCTTGGTTTTTCCACTCTCAGTCTCGGGAGTCTGAAAATTGGTGGTAATCTCCGTGCGCTGAATGAAAACCGATGGATCTTCCTCATCAGGTTGCTGGTCATCAGGTTGGTCTTCTTCAGGTTGCTCTATTTTAGGTTGCTGCTCTTCAGGTTGTTCTTCTTCAGGTTGCTGCTGTTCAGGTTGCTCTTCCTCAGGTTGCTTCTCCTCCTCTTGTTGCACTTCAACTATTTCCTCAACaggtttttgcttttgccttgGTTGCGATTTCTCCCCACGTGCCGCCTTCACCTGAGCATTTGGCACATAGTCATGGGTGTAAATCTTTGCCGGAATTTCGGCAAGGGCAGTGGTTGACTTCCTTTTAATTGACTGCGTTTTGGCCAAGTTCACCTGGACAAGGAACTTGGCATAGTAGCTATTTTTGGGCATACTCGGGCTGTCCCACTTGAAGTGAAAAGGTGTTGCAATAGAAAAGAAACTGCTCAGATCGCCCAGATAGCCAATGGGTCCGCCGCGATTCTTGTAGATCTTTTGGTGCGACATAATTTGACTCGTATAGTTGGTCGCCCGAAAGTCTCCAATCCGCTGGCGGCAGTTCTCGAAGTTATGGCGACCGGCACAGTAGCTGCACTGCACAATG
It contains:
- the sina gene encoding E3 ubiquitin-protein ligase sina isoform X2, whose protein sequence is MSNKINPKRRETTAAAAAGAGATGVATNTSSSTGSSSAGNTSSANTSSSSSSSLSSAGGGDAGMSADLTSLFECPVCFDYVLPPILQCSSGHLVCVSCRSKLTCCPTCRGPLANIRNLAMEKVASNVKFPCKHSGYGCTASLVYTEKTEHEETCECRPYLCPCPGASCKWQGPLDLVMQHLMMSHKSITTLQGEDIVFLATDINLPGAVDWVMMQSCFGHHFMLVLEKQEKYDGHQQFFAIVQLIGSRKEAENFVYRLELNGNRRRLTWEAMPRSIHEGVASAIHNSDCLVFDTSIAQLFADNGNLGINVTISLV
- the LOC108059185 gene encoding uncharacterized protein isoform X2; the protein is MCFIMVGCKYIADIYPMQFVMTAHPCAVGLVLVGTAFFLWVEMFFVVPMIFDTEGVMYKLAWLVAIFVVYNLLGNMLACHRTDSSVKTLPEDRKIPSEEEKPLWNYCDYCQMLVPVLLLVHFIHDDWYIFGLGNAFSLIYSQ
- the sinah gene encoding probable E3 ubiquitin-protein ligase sinah, which codes for MPLGRALKSRPDRDSAPRNCGETLVRRRSAPALAIPPVEDSPVVVVKQESQDVNATDEMDTLREDDASEDPSSPVESPLAMRNGALDEFLVSLLECPVCFGYMMPPIMQCSRGHLLCASCRQKVGLCPVCRVSMTNIRSLSMEKVASKLNFPCKHSDFGCRARLSYAEKSSHEEDCDCRPYFCPYPDDKCVWQGPLKDVYQHLVSSHENVITMAGSDIIFLATNVNLEGALDWTMVQSCHGRHFLLSLEKIHLGEGCQQYFTACRMIGSMKDAAEFVYNISLEANNRTLRWQSKPRSIRESFVSFTNADFLVLNKSTVELFSEDGNLALNVVIKKAQDTRELTN
- the sina gene encoding E3 ubiquitin-protein ligase sina isoform X1, whose translation is MSILFRKNKAIAGKSGRAKNLNLNLARIAGTEKNCRHICAAARTLPMSNKINPKRRETTAAAAAGAGATGVATNTSSSTGSSSAGNTSSANTSSSSSSSLSSAGGGDAGMSADLTSLFECPVCFDYVLPPILQCSSGHLVCVSCRSKLTCCPTCRGPLANIRNLAMEKVASNVKFPCKHSGYGCTASLVYTEKTEHEETCECRPYLCPCPGASCKWQGPLDLVMQHLMMSHKSITTLQGEDIVFLATDINLPGAVDWVMMQSCFGHHFMLVLEKQEKYDGHQQFFAIVQLIGSRKEAENFVYRLELNGNRRRLTWEAMPRSIHEGVASAIHNSDCLVFDTSIAQLFADNGNLGINVTISLV
- the LOC108059185 gene encoding probable palmitoyltransferase ZDHHC24 isoform X1, which translates into the protein MCFIMVGCKYIADIYPMQFVMTAHPCAVGLVLVGTAFFLWVEMFFVVPMIFDTEGVMYKLAWLVAIFVVYNLLGNMLACHRTDSSVKTLPEDRKIPSEEEKPLWNYCDYCQMLVPPRAWHCKLCNVCILRRDHHCIFTASCIGHNNYRYFFWFTSYMMIGTFLALATHFLLFIVNEKVRKYYLIFHISRFFKQVNLQELNPMFIWMNLIFVLNVYAFTFPLVMIAYQIPTLYLNTTFYTQTDLRYNQGLRENFKLIMGSRGLWTFLSPTIKSPLIHDGTQWKTKKSDVTIC